One Gimesia aquarii DNA segment encodes these proteins:
- the recO gene encoding DNA repair protein RecO yields the protein MSNEKTEGLIIRLADFSESSKVITWFTRDFGKIASLAKGAKRLKSSFEAAIDLLATCRIVFIRKSSGGLDLLTEAQLVNRFRPYPGNLSNLYVGYYIAELLDALTEEYDPHPELFDAACVVLQHLQEHDDYQKSLIIFELTILEEIGQLPQFQYCTGCSQELGELESYLYDANNGGLYCQHCEQQRHGKVRVSRGTITILQKLTVENTLLSQRLNLSLQQQREIRQLLSTTMSHILGRRPKMAPYLQL from the coding sequence ATGTCCAACGAAAAAACCGAAGGTTTGATTATTCGACTGGCCGACTTTAGTGAGTCCAGCAAAGTCATTACCTGGTTCACCAGGGACTTTGGAAAAATTGCGTCGTTGGCAAAAGGTGCAAAAAGGTTAAAAAGCTCGTTTGAGGCTGCTATTGACTTGTTAGCCACATGTCGGATAGTCTTCATCCGAAAATCATCCGGTGGTCTTGATCTTTTGACCGAAGCCCAACTGGTGAATCGTTTTCGTCCTTATCCTGGAAATCTTTCCAACTTGTATGTGGGGTATTACATTGCGGAGTTATTAGACGCTCTCACTGAGGAATATGATCCACATCCAGAGCTGTTTGATGCAGCATGTGTCGTATTACAACACTTGCAAGAACATGATGATTATCAGAAATCGTTAATTATTTTTGAGTTAACTATATTAGAAGAGATCGGCCAGCTTCCTCAGTTCCAGTACTGTACCGGCTGCAGTCAAGAACTGGGAGAATTGGAATCGTATCTCTATGACGCAAATAACGGGGGCTTGTATTGCCAGCATTGCGAGCAACAGCGACACGGAAAAGTCCGGGTTTCCCGTGGTACAATTACAATTTTACAAAAACTAACCGTCGAGAATACACTACTTTCCCAGCGATTGAACTTATCACTCCAGCAACAACGAGAGATCAGGCAATTGCTATCAACAACCATGTCTCATATCCTGGGTCGTCGTCCTAAAATGGCACCCTACCTGCAACTATAA
- the bamD gene encoding outer membrane protein assembly factor BamD, which produces MSIYQLNYLFRCVQPAIRLCVALMLCGLISGCTMFGDRSSDFAAWKPPWSKKSATDNPSIDGIRGPMQRVMQTALWKKKKDSTFIEPALGAREFKLANEKFQAKEYKAAEKEFKAIVKKYKNDPIREDAQFMVAESQFAQKKYSWAQDGYDQLLIDFPSTRHLDQTTKRLFHIARYWLQEPSIVTGNDIQQVNLEDPGSETPEIPSDGKQRESRWALVPNFFDRTRPVFDTENRALEALKSIWLHDPTGPLADDSLMLTASYYLKKGRYMDADRTFSLLREEYPKSPHLKDAFMLGTHVKLMSYQGPQYDSTVLNDAGELKETTLRLFPESERARLKEELKKIEKAKAKRDWETVQYWMRRGKPKSAAIYCNLLIEKYPTSSFANEARELLSELGEENTNHLWANYATPKKMVQQQPEPKRSLVPSLPSFGNTPPTPSKSTRAPATNQELEPPARLRLDELEEPIRRIPIEEDSKPAKIKL; this is translated from the coding sequence ATGTCCATATACCAATTAAATTACCTATTTCGATGCGTGCAGCCTGCAATACGCCTTTGTGTTGCACTCATGCTATGTGGGTTGATCTCTGGCTGTACGATGTTTGGTGATCGCTCCTCCGATTTCGCAGCCTGGAAACCTCCCTGGTCCAAAAAAAGTGCAACTGATAATCCTTCGATTGATGGAATTCGCGGTCCAATGCAACGAGTGATGCAGACCGCACTCTGGAAAAAGAAAAAAGATTCGACATTCATCGAACCGGCATTAGGGGCACGAGAATTCAAGCTGGCAAACGAAAAATTCCAGGCAAAGGAATACAAGGCGGCTGAAAAAGAATTCAAAGCCATTGTGAAGAAATACAAAAATGATCCGATCCGAGAGGATGCCCAGTTCATGGTGGCAGAATCTCAGTTTGCACAAAAAAAATACTCATGGGCACAAGATGGATATGATCAACTTTTGATTGATTTTCCTTCCACACGCCACTTAGACCAAACCACAAAACGATTGTTTCATATCGCCCGCTACTGGTTGCAGGAACCATCGATCGTTACTGGTAACGATATTCAACAGGTCAATTTAGAAGATCCTGGTTCAGAAACTCCTGAAATTCCCAGTGATGGCAAACAAAGAGAATCACGCTGGGCTCTGGTTCCTAATTTCTTTGATCGTACGCGTCCCGTGTTCGATACAGAGAACCGCGCATTGGAAGCACTCAAATCCATTTGGCTCCATGATCCGACAGGTCCTCTCGCTGATGATTCATTAATGCTTACCGCCAGCTATTATCTGAAAAAAGGGCGTTATATGGACGCCGACCGTACATTTAGTCTACTACGTGAAGAATATCCCAAAAGTCCTCATCTTAAAGATGCGTTCATGCTGGGAACCCACGTGAAACTGATGTCATACCAGGGTCCTCAATATGATTCTACCGTCCTGAATGACGCAGGTGAGCTTAAAGAGACCACTCTCCGTCTCTTTCCTGAATCAGAACGAGCCAGACTCAAAGAAGAGTTGAAAAAAATTGAAAAAGCGAAGGCAAAGCGAGATTGGGAAACGGTTCAATATTGGATGCGTCGAGGTAAGCCAAAGTCAGCCGCCATTTATTGCAACTTACTGATTGAAAAGTACCCGACTTCCAGCTTTGCTAACGAGGCCCGTGAGTTACTGTCAGAACTTGGCGAGGAAAATACCAACCACCTCTGGGCGAACTACGCAACACCAAAGAAAATGGTTCAGCAGCAGCCAGAACCTAAGAGATCACTTGTACCAAGTTTACCTTCATTTGGAAATACGCCACCCACTCCATCAAAGTCAACTAGAGCTCCTGCAACAAATCAGGAACTGGAACCACCGGCTCGCTTGAGATTGGATGAGCTTGAAGAGCCAATCAGGAGAATTCCCATCGAAGAAGATTCGAAACCAGCAAAAATAAAACTCTAA
- the lptE gene encoding LPS assembly lipoprotein LptE, with the protein MKRFVLNLLLLSLLSIDLTGCGYTVGNSYQPDVQTVYVPIFENKTFRRGFEYQLTEAVQQKIQSRTPFRLAKGAEADTRLTGTIKQINKSVLGTTQFDDPRNLNLQFVVEVTWEDMRSGKILSQQQVPITADVVSLVSAASFAPEVGQSLATATKTATDSLANQIVQLMEMPW; encoded by the coding sequence ATGAAACGTTTTGTGCTCAATTTGTTGCTACTATCTCTGCTGTCAATCGATCTGACAGGCTGTGGGTATACAGTAGGCAATTCTTATCAGCCTGACGTACAAACGGTTTATGTACCAATTTTTGAAAATAAGACGTTTCGCCGAGGATTTGAATACCAGTTAACGGAAGCCGTTCAGCAAAAAATTCAGTCACGCACGCCATTTCGACTGGCAAAAGGGGCTGAAGCTGATACTCGACTTACGGGTACGATTAAACAAATTAACAAAAGTGTCTTAGGCACAACTCAATTTGATGATCCTCGCAATTTAAATTTACAATTTGTCGTTGAGGTAACCTGGGAAGATATGCGAAGTGGTAAAATTTTATCGCAGCAACAAGTTCCGATCACTGCTGATGTTGTATCATTGGTCTCGGCAGCCTCCTTTGCCCCGGAAGTGGGGCAATCTCTGGCTACGGCAACCAAGACTGCTACCGATAGTTTGGCCAATCAAATTGTTCAATTAATGGAAATGCCCTGGTAA
- a CDS encoding PASTA domain-containing protein: MKSKLVLHQSALIFTCCTTLILLLMNNELLAQRKQRPNPANAVLKIEPLPPELEQILKKWETESKKIQKLQGNHIRLWYDDVFQLEKRSEGKFYYEHPDKGAIEITGMEIKKGQVSDKRNEKGKPFQLKPGEDERWVCDGKRIFSIDEEKKTYEVFPIPLNRRGANIMEGPLPFLFGMPAETAKKRYFLKLLVNTPQQIIIAVKPRRPADAANYSEAKVLLNPKTYIPGAVQLIHPGGNQSTVYRFKDVVANKNRGFIEGILGRDNDPFRPDLDDYQLQGKVIAAAENKNVQKPVQQMAAFKVPSMIGRDYKSAQKMLKQMGFDSKVHPGQPANEAKKIYHVYEQLPKPGSPAQKGDLIHLRLYTDPKSANK, encoded by the coding sequence ATGAAGTCGAAACTTGTTTTACATCAAAGTGCTCTTATTTTTACCTGCTGTACTACATTGATTCTGTTACTGATGAACAATGAATTGTTGGCACAACGTAAACAACGTCCTAATCCAGCCAATGCCGTTCTTAAGATAGAACCATTACCGCCTGAACTGGAGCAAATTCTAAAAAAATGGGAAACCGAATCGAAGAAGATTCAAAAACTGCAAGGAAATCATATACGCCTATGGTATGACGACGTCTTTCAATTAGAAAAGAGATCCGAAGGCAAATTTTATTATGAGCACCCCGATAAAGGTGCGATCGAGATTACGGGGATGGAGATTAAAAAAGGCCAGGTCAGTGATAAACGCAATGAGAAAGGCAAACCTTTTCAATTGAAACCAGGGGAAGACGAGCGCTGGGTCTGTGATGGAAAACGTATCTTTTCAATTGATGAAGAAAAAAAAACGTATGAAGTCTTTCCTATTCCCCTCAATCGACGTGGTGCCAACATTATGGAAGGACCGTTGCCTTTTCTATTTGGAATGCCGGCAGAAACTGCCAAAAAACGATACTTTTTAAAACTTCTCGTGAATACGCCACAACAGATCATCATTGCTGTGAAACCCCGGCGGCCCGCTGATGCCGCCAACTACAGTGAAGCAAAAGTCTTACTCAACCCCAAGACTTATATACCGGGTGCGGTGCAACTGATTCACCCTGGTGGAAACCAGTCGACAGTTTATCGATTTAAGGATGTGGTCGCGAATAAAAATCGAGGATTCATTGAAGGTATATTAGGCAGAGACAATGATCCCTTTCGTCCCGACCTTGATGACTATCAACTGCAGGGCAAAGTCATCGCAGCGGCTGAAAACAAGAATGTTCAAAAGCCAGTTCAGCAAATGGCAGCATTTAAAGTGCCTTCTATGATTGGGAGGGACTACAAATCCGCACAAAAAATGTTGAAACAAATGGGATTTGACTCAAAGGTTCATCCAGGCCAACCAGCAAATGAAGCTAAGAAAATTTATCATGTCTATGAGCAACTGCCTAAACCAGGTAGTCCAGCACAAAAAGGGGACTTAATTCATCTCAGGCTATATACAGACCCGAAATCAGCCAATAAATAA
- the smpB gene encoding SsrA-binding protein SmpB — translation MGKKGKKSASKEDPNSRTVCQNRKARHNYEILDTLDCGIVLAGSEVKSIRANKISIEEAFARMKDGEVWLYNCDIALYPQANTMNHQTRRPRKLLMKKAEIKKFAERGEHTSLTLIPLTVYFTRGLVKVKLGIAKGRKLHDKREKLKKDSARMDIQRAMRARNN, via the coding sequence ATGGGTAAAAAAGGGAAAAAGAGTGCTTCGAAAGAAGATCCCAACTCGCGGACTGTTTGCCAGAACCGTAAGGCGCGCCACAACTATGAAATCCTGGATACACTTGACTGTGGAATTGTTCTGGCAGGTAGCGAAGTCAAAAGTATTCGCGCGAACAAGATTTCGATTGAAGAAGCATTTGCTCGCATGAAAGATGGTGAAGTCTGGTTATACAATTGTGATATTGCCCTGTATCCACAAGCCAATACGATGAATCACCAGACCAGACGGCCTCGCAAGTTGTTAATGAAAAAAGCCGAAATCAAGAAATTTGCAGAGCGTGGCGAACATACCAGTTTGACGCTCATACCACTAACGGTTTACTTCACACGTGGTTTAGTCAAAGTGAAGCTGGGAATCGCAAAAGGACGCAAACTGCATGACAAACGTGAGAAACTGAAAAAAGATTCAGCTCGTATGGATATCCAACGTGCGATGCGTGCCCGTAATAATTAA
- a CDS encoding DUF1553 domain-containing protein, giving the protein MIRWNSRTICCRFVFGTLLWGVFSPQYLTGAENVDYLKEIKPIFAEKCYACHSALKQEAELRLETRELMLNGGDSGAVLHPSKPDQSLLLQRIMAQEDEQMPPPEEGSRLSAHEIALIKTWIAQGAKTPQEEIPGRPKDHWSFQRPVKTKVPQTHSGHNSQNPIDAFLEQQRKQKKFITVAPAGKRVLLRRVYLDLIGLPPTEDEIHNFVNDSRNDAYEKVVQKLLASPQYGERWGRHWMDIWRYTDWYGLGKQLRYSQKHIWHWRDWIIESLNRDSSYAEMVQDMLAADELKPTDHQALRATGFLARHYYLFNRTTWLDSTLEHTSKAFLGLTMNCAKCHDHKYDPLTNLDYYQMRAIFEPYQVRLDALPGETDLEKNGLPRVFDAHIDAKTYVHIRGNEKDPDKTRELKPETPEIFTFNSFQVTPVNLPAEAHNPALQDFVLKDQLKAAEAKISVAQKAAQQAKQQLAELEKNSKTKPAQKKSQEKETLFLADDFTKANSKQWTMGPGQWTFQDGKLIQTKTGYGRAYLRSKANHPLNFKAKLKFKTTGGDKWRSVGLAFDVNGQREKMIYLSAVKPDSKLQVSYNEGSRSIYPAEARHGCAVNLNELYELEIKVRDQLVNVSLNGEHAISYRLPLQRESGKIDLLTFDASAEFEKIHISSLLANEKLIDGKNSKTPSLKLAKSKSTTAKISLRVAQLYKKSLMAAYAADKAPYSNQSEADQTNLRRVAALAARKYELALAEQKLAQTEEKRESTTGEAAKKIDKELATAKKQLETAKQAVNKPGEKYTPVRASLKALEGPAEKEASRFQPYPTTSTGRRTAFARWITDRKNPLTARVAVNHIWLRHFGQPLVEEVTDFGLRSKQPLQHELLDWLAVDFMEHNWSMKHLHKLMVTSQAYQLSSSTIGADPRTLEQDLKNQYYWRRNTIRMESEVIRDSLLYLAGELDLARGGPTIDPDKNPESKRRSLYFTTSRDAQNKFLSMFDAADIFACYRRNQSVIPQQALALANSKVSLQMARKITEQIQTKHPDINNQKFIRLAYEKILCVEPTPQESALCLKALAETESVLKSNKNQNPTWRSRENLVHALLNHNDFITIR; this is encoded by the coding sequence ATGATACGATGGAATTCTAGAACAATTTGTTGCAGGTTTGTTTTTGGAACCTTGTTATGGGGCGTCTTCTCTCCGCAATACCTCACCGGAGCTGAAAACGTTGATTACCTCAAGGAGATCAAGCCGATCTTTGCAGAGAAGTGCTATGCCTGCCATAGTGCCCTCAAGCAGGAAGCAGAACTGCGTTTGGAAACACGTGAGCTTATGCTGAATGGGGGCGATAGCGGCGCAGTCCTTCACCCCAGCAAACCAGACCAGAGCCTGCTCTTACAACGTATCATGGCTCAAGAAGACGAGCAGATGCCGCCTCCTGAAGAAGGTTCCAGGCTCTCTGCGCATGAAATCGCCTTGATCAAAACCTGGATCGCACAGGGTGCCAAAACTCCTCAGGAAGAAATTCCCGGCAGACCTAAAGATCATTGGTCATTTCAGCGACCCGTTAAAACAAAAGTGCCTCAAACTCACTCTGGTCATAACTCTCAAAATCCAATTGATGCTTTCCTGGAACAACAACGGAAACAAAAAAAATTCATCACAGTAGCCCCAGCAGGCAAACGAGTGTTATTACGTCGTGTCTATCTCGATCTGATTGGGCTACCACCCACAGAAGATGAGATACATAATTTTGTGAACGACTCGCGCAACGATGCCTATGAAAAAGTCGTTCAAAAATTATTAGCGAGCCCACAATATGGTGAACGTTGGGGCCGACACTGGATGGATATCTGGAGATATACAGACTGGTATGGACTGGGAAAGCAATTGCGATACAGTCAAAAACATATCTGGCATTGGCGCGATTGGATCATTGAGTCATTAAATCGCGATAGCAGTTATGCAGAGATGGTTCAGGACATGCTCGCCGCGGATGAACTCAAGCCAACGGATCACCAGGCACTGCGTGCCACCGGCTTTCTGGCACGGCATTATTATTTATTCAATCGAACAACCTGGTTGGACAGTACTCTGGAACATACATCAAAGGCATTCCTGGGACTGACGATGAATTGTGCCAAATGCCATGATCATAAATATGATCCGCTAACCAACTTAGATTATTATCAGATGAGAGCCATTTTTGAACCATATCAGGTACGTCTCGACGCACTGCCCGGTGAAACTGATCTGGAAAAAAACGGCCTGCCTCGTGTTTTCGACGCGCACATTGATGCTAAGACCTATGTTCATATTCGTGGAAATGAAAAAGACCCTGATAAGACTCGCGAACTAAAGCCGGAGACTCCGGAGATCTTCACTTTCAATTCATTTCAAGTCACACCAGTCAACTTGCCGGCAGAAGCACATAATCCAGCATTACAGGATTTTGTTCTAAAGGATCAACTCAAGGCTGCGGAAGCAAAAATCTCTGTTGCGCAGAAAGCAGCACAGCAAGCAAAACAACAACTGGCAGAGTTAGAGAAGAACTCCAAAACGAAACCAGCTCAAAAGAAGTCTCAGGAAAAAGAAACACTCTTTCTCGCTGACGATTTTACTAAGGCCAATTCAAAACAATGGACCATGGGCCCCGGTCAATGGACCTTTCAAGATGGAAAACTCATTCAAACCAAAACGGGATATGGCCGAGCCTATCTGCGTTCGAAAGCCAATCATCCGCTGAACTTTAAAGCCAAATTGAAATTCAAGACCACTGGTGGTGATAAATGGCGTTCAGTCGGGCTGGCCTTTGATGTCAATGGTCAGCGGGAAAAGATGATCTATCTCAGCGCCGTTAAGCCAGACTCAAAGCTTCAGGTCTCATACAATGAAGGATCACGGTCTATTTATCCTGCAGAAGCACGGCATGGATGCGCTGTGAATCTGAACGAGCTTTATGAACTCGAAATTAAAGTGCGCGACCAACTGGTAAACGTTTCACTGAATGGAGAGCATGCCATTTCCTACAGGCTGCCGTTACAGAGGGAGTCTGGAAAAATTGACCTACTGACGTTTGACGCCTCTGCAGAATTCGAAAAGATCCATATCAGCTCACTTCTAGCCAATGAAAAATTAATCGATGGCAAAAATTCTAAAACACCATCATTAAAACTGGCGAAATCAAAATCGACAACTGCTAAGATTTCGTTGAGAGTCGCTCAGCTTTATAAAAAAAGTCTGATGGCTGCCTATGCCGCTGATAAAGCCCCCTATTCGAACCAATCAGAGGCTGACCAAACCAATTTGAGACGAGTTGCTGCTCTGGCCGCCAGAAAGTATGAGTTAGCTTTAGCCGAGCAAAAACTTGCTCAGACAGAGGAAAAAAGAGAGTCCACCACAGGCGAAGCAGCGAAAAAAATTGACAAAGAGCTCGCAACTGCCAAAAAACAACTCGAAACAGCAAAGCAAGCGGTTAATAAGCCGGGCGAAAAATATACGCCGGTCCGTGCTTCGCTTAAAGCACTTGAAGGCCCTGCGGAAAAGGAGGCATCCCGATTTCAACCTTATCCCACAACCAGCACTGGACGTCGCACGGCGTTTGCGCGCTGGATTACTGATCGCAAAAACCCGTTAACGGCAAGAGTCGCCGTGAACCATATTTGGCTAAGGCACTTTGGTCAGCCACTGGTAGAAGAGGTGACTGATTTTGGCCTGCGTTCCAAACAACCACTTCAGCATGAATTACTGGACTGGCTCGCGGTTGACTTCATGGAACACAACTGGAGCATGAAACATCTGCACAAATTGATGGTCACTTCACAGGCTTATCAACTTAGTAGTTCAACAATTGGCGCGGATCCCCGAACCCTGGAACAGGATCTAAAGAATCAATATTACTGGCGGCGAAATACCATACGGATGGAATCCGAAGTCATACGTGACAGTCTGCTTTACCTGGCTGGAGAACTCGATCTGGCTCGAGGAGGCCCGACCATCGATCCGGACAAAAACCCTGAAAGTAAGCGACGCAGTTTATATTTCACAACTTCACGAGATGCTCAGAATAAATTTCTCAGTATGTTTGATGCCGCTGATATTTTTGCATGCTATCGTCGAAATCAAAGTGTCATACCTCAACAGGCATTGGCACTAGCCAATAGCAAAGTCTCTCTGCAAATGGCTCGTAAAATTACAGAGCAAATTCAAACAAAGCATCCTGATATCAATAATCAGAAATTTATTAGGCTCGCCTACGAAAAAATTCTATGTGTAGAGCCAACCCCGCAGGAATCGGCTCTTTGCTTGAAAGCTTTGGCTGAAACAGAGTCGGTATTAAAATCAAATAAAAATCAGAATCCGACTTGGCGTTCGCGTGAAAATCTGGTTCATGCCTTACTCAACCATAACGATTTCATCACGATTCGATGA
- a CDS encoding DUF1501 domain-containing protein: protein MNKQYSLQNFSGKLPRRNFLTSLSSGLAGISLASLLQEEDQARASTAHVPPDGKAHFPPKAKSVIWMFMRGGVSHMESFDPKPMLTKYAGKSISETPWKSVQESEKLKRVRVVVVNDANGQQRNKVYPLQVGYKKYGQSGIEVSDWFPHIGSCVDDISIVRSMWTTDDNHGAQVQFHSGRHMLDERVPTIGAWINYGLGSLNQNLPQFINMGPRFFDVRDGHYLGPAYDSVPLKVDPKNPLPYAKPELDLSNAEQKIEFSLINQLNQLSSIKYPNDSTLRARIKSYELAFRMQSAVPEVIRFDQETKETQELYGLNDPATKPFGMQLLAARRFVEKGVRFVQIMHGGGAAGAWDSHSNLKTNHSKLAKQVDQPAAGLIKDLKRRGLLKDTIVVFATEFGRTPGSQGSNGRDHHPYGFSIWMAGGGIKGGVAHGTTDELGFHAEEHPHYVTDVHATLMKQLGLNARRLEVPGHKRIEMDFGHSIDEIIA from the coding sequence ATGAATAAACAGTATTCTCTTCAGAACTTCTCAGGTAAGCTTCCTCGTCGCAACTTCCTGACGAGCCTCAGTTCCGGTCTTGCTGGAATTTCGCTGGCTTCCTTATTACAAGAGGAAGATCAAGCCCGTGCATCCACGGCACATGTTCCACCCGATGGCAAAGCTCATTTTCCTCCCAAAGCGAAAAGCGTCATCTGGATGTTCATGCGCGGTGGCGTGAGTCATATGGAAAGTTTCGATCCGAAACCAATGCTCACCAAATACGCAGGGAAATCGATCAGTGAAACTCCCTGGAAAAGCGTTCAAGAATCTGAAAAACTGAAACGAGTACGTGTTGTTGTCGTCAACGATGCCAACGGGCAACAAAGAAATAAAGTTTATCCACTGCAGGTGGGTTACAAGAAATATGGTCAGAGTGGTATTGAGGTCAGCGACTGGTTCCCCCATATTGGCAGTTGTGTCGATGACATTTCTATCGTGCGCTCCATGTGGACCACAGACGACAACCATGGTGCACAGGTCCAATTCCACTCCGGCAGACATATGTTGGATGAGAGGGTACCAACCATTGGTGCCTGGATTAATTATGGTTTGGGATCACTGAATCAGAACCTGCCGCAATTCATCAACATGGGTCCCCGCTTTTTTGATGTGAGAGACGGACATTATTTAGGGCCTGCCTACGATTCGGTTCCCCTCAAAGTCGATCCGAAAAATCCGCTTCCCTATGCAAAGCCTGAACTTGATCTATCGAATGCAGAACAGAAGATTGAGTTCTCTCTTATCAATCAACTCAATCAGCTAAGCTCTATAAAATATCCGAATGATAGTACACTTCGAGCACGAATTAAGTCTTATGAGTTGGCATTCCGCATGCAATCGGCAGTCCCCGAAGTCATTCGGTTTGATCAGGAAACCAAAGAGACTCAGGAACTTTATGGGCTGAATGATCCTGCAACAAAACCATTTGGAATGCAGTTATTGGCTGCGCGACGATTTGTAGAGAAGGGCGTTCGTTTTGTCCAGATCATGCATGGGGGTGGTGCTGCCGGTGCCTGGGATTCGCATTCCAATCTGAAAACGAATCACTCCAAGCTGGCAAAGCAGGTCGATCAACCAGCGGCAGGGCTGATAAAAGACTTAAAACGCAGAGGTTTATTAAAAGATACGATTGTTGTGTTTGCAACGGAATTTGGACGAACACCTGGTTCACAAGGCAGTAACGGCCGTGACCATCATCCATATGGTTTTTCAATCTGGATGGCCGGTGGTGGAATCAAGGGTGGTGTCGCGCATGGCACAACGGATGAACTTGGGTTCCATGCCGAAGAGCATCCGCATTATGTGACTGACGTGCATGCCACGCTGATGAAACAGTTGGGACTGAATGCCCGCCGTCTCGAAGTGCCTGGCCACAAACGCATTGAAATGGATTTCGGTCACTCTATCGACGAAATCATCGCATAG
- a CDS encoding sialate O-acetylesterase, with translation MCRFACVALMLIHIQFFCSTNTASSKTYHVYFLGGQSNMDGYGYTKDLPADLKQPIPDVMIFHANPSPDGVAVDGRGIWSQLKPGHGAGFKSDGKANVYSNRFGAELTFAKTLKELAPNQNVALIKISRGGTSLAIEAAGNFGCWDPDYEKGTGEGKGINQYDHFLAGMKRALQTRDIDQDGESDTLVPAGIVWMQGESDAVYAEEIARAYEANLKRLMDLIRATMYADDLPVVIGRISDSGNHPDGKVWKHGEIVRAAQASFVKKDKRAALVTSTDDYGYSDRWHYNSVGYLDLGKKFAQALWNLPQE, from the coding sequence ATGTGTCGTTTTGCATGCGTTGCATTAATGCTGATCCATATTCAATTCTTCTGTAGTACTAACACTGCTTCCAGCAAAACATATCATGTGTATTTTCTCGGTGGCCAATCTAATATGGATGGCTACGGTTATACCAAAGATCTTCCGGCCGATCTCAAACAACCGATTCCCGACGTTATGATCTTTCATGCAAATCCAAGCCCGGACGGTGTTGCCGTTGATGGTCGCGGTATCTGGTCTCAGCTCAAACCCGGTCACGGTGCTGGATTCAAATCAGATGGGAAGGCCAATGTTTATTCAAATCGGTTTGGAGCTGAGCTGACGTTTGCGAAAACACTGAAAGAACTCGCTCCAAATCAAAATGTTGCTTTGATCAAAATTTCGCGTGGTGGAACTTCTCTTGCTATCGAGGCGGCTGGCAACTTTGGTTGCTGGGACCCGGATTATGAAAAGGGAACGGGAGAAGGTAAGGGGATCAATCAATACGACCATTTTCTCGCAGGTATGAAACGCGCACTACAAACGCGGGACATTGATCAGGATGGTGAAAGCGATACCCTGGTTCCCGCTGGTATTGTCTGGATGCAAGGCGAAAGCGATGCCGTTTACGCTGAAGAAATCGCGCGAGCGTATGAGGCCAACCTGAAGCGACTGATGGACTTAATTCGCGCTACCATGTACGCGGATGATCTCCCTGTGGTCATAGGACGCATTTCCGACTCAGGAAATCATCCCGATGGAAAAGTCTGGAAACATGGTGAGATCGTACGAGCCGCACAAGCCTCGTTTGTCAAAAAAGACAAACGTGCAGCACTTGTAACCAGTACTGATGATTATGGTTATTCAGATCGTTGGCACTATAATTCTGTGGGTTATCTGGATTTAGGAAAGAAATTTGCCCAGGCCCTATGGAATCTCCCTCAGGAATAA